Proteins encoded by one window of Cannabis sativa cultivar Pink pepper isolate KNU-18-1 chromosome 4, ASM2916894v1, whole genome shotgun sequence:
- the LOC115704290 gene encoding replication protein A 70 kDa DNA-binding subunit D-like encodes MEYSFLSDLHNESESWMIRVRVCRMWESLNTKKNGELIHLNLIFIDEQENLIHATITKTLVPRFKNLLSEGSLYSIKGFKVVKSTGEYRPLSNEYRIIFLVGTSLMKLEEETIQIPINGFQFITPNLIDLRVNNNEILSDVVGCLRGVGDYETVGGGWKKRDITILTNYSETSKITLWGDLGKMFEPKLYEKDNGPVIVIVTSTTIKNFRGEVSYSTTTASKIYITLKTDYVASLVEKFSTISNGVEVIERSNVNKISPEEEMFLNRMSIEELLKTDWSPQLKEYFLTVRGKITEIDNTFGWYYISCQKCFRKLELEDGVYKCSKCNNKCDYPLVKYKIHIKVEDKTAETTLVIFNDIAESLLDTAANKLFKQTTDDVPTETQSLCGREFVYKLKLNTYNLKYGHENFTVSKVFNLNEKLEEQDELKKIKDHKEKNNNTNEENENKNRKELHFKDITVAKDLEDSDEDYHHSTSLTKKNRKNIIIEDDSDDENMNQKAIEKIV; translated from the exons ATGGAGTACTCTTTTCTTAGTGACTTACACAATGAATCGGAGAGTTGGATGATAAGGGTTAGGGTATGTCGAATGTGGGAATCTCTTAACACTAAGAAAAATGGAGAATTGATTCACCTCAACTTGATTTTTATTGATGAGCAG GAAAATCTAATCCATGCCACCATCACAAAAACTTTAGTTCCTAGGTTTAAGAACCTATTGAGTGAAGGCTCCTTGTATAGTATCAAGGGTTTCAAGGTTGTCAAAAGCACAGGGGAATATAGACCACTTTCCAATGAGTATAGGATTATTTTTTTGGTTGGAACTTCTCTCATGAAGTTAGAAGAAGAAACGATTCAGATTCCAATTAATGGATTTCAATTTATTACTCCAAATTTAATTGATTTGCGtgttaataataatgaaatactctcag ATGTTGTTGGGTGTCTACGTGGTGTGGGTGATTATGAAACTGTTGGAGGGGGCTGGAAAAAAAGAGATATCACCATTCTAACAAATTA ttCGGAGACATCGAAGATTACTTTGTGGGGAGATTTGGGAAAGATGTTCGAACCAAAATTATATGAGAAGGATAATGGCCCTGTGATTGTGATTGTAACTTCAACAACTATTAAAAATTTTAgag GTGAAGTTAGTTACTCTACGACAACTGCCAGCAAAATATACATAACTCTGAAAACAGATTATGTAGCATCATTAGTAGAAAAATTTTCTACCATCTCCAATGGTGTTGAAGTGATAGAGAGGTCAAATGTGAATAAGATTTCACCTGAGGAAGAGATGTTCCTTAACAGGATGAGCATTGAAGAACTCTTAAAGACTGATTGGAGTCCTCAACTTAAG GAATATTTTCTTACTGTGAGGGGAAAAATAACAGAAATAGACAACACATTTGGATGGTACTATATCTCCTGCCAAAAATGCTTTAGAAAACTTGAACTTGAAGATGGTGTTTATAAATGTTCCAAGTGCAACAACAAATGTGACTATCCTCTTGTGAA gtacaaaatacatataaaagttGAGGACAAGACTGCAGAGACAACTTTGGTGATATTTAATGATATAGCTGAGAGCTTACTTGACACAGCAGCAAACAAGTTGTTTAAACAAACAACCGATGATGTTCCAACAGAAACTCAAAGTCTTTGTGGCAGAGAATTTGTTTACAAGTTGAAGTTGAATACGTATAATTTGAAATATGGACATGAGAATTTTACAGTGTCAAAGGTTTTCAATCTGAATGAGAAATTAGAAGAGCAAGATGAgttgaagaaaataaaagatCATAAG gaaaaaaataataatactaatgaAGAAAATGAGAATAAAAATCGAAAGGAGTTACATTTTAAAGACATAACTGTTGCAAAAGATTTAGAAGATTCTGATGAAGATTATCATCATAGCACTTctcttaccaaaaaaaatagaaaaaacataATTATTGAAGATGATAGTGATGATGAAAATATGAATCAAAAAGCGATTGAGAAAATAGTGTAA